From the genome of bacterium:
ATAAGGTTTTATGTGTCTTATGGCGTCCATTGCGTCGGCGAGCGTGTATATAGGTTCAACGGGCGGTAATCCGCGCTTTTTGTGCTTTTTATTCACGAATTCAGCGTCGCGCTCTTGAAGGTATGCTGAATCTGGAAGCATATAATGGCATAGCTGGTCTGTGGGTGGTGTTGCGTAAATTGTCCCTCTATATCCTGACTTGACGAGATTGGGAAGATTGCCCGAATGGTCAATGTGAGCATGACCAAGAATTACCGCATCGAGAGTGGATGCGTCAAAAGGAAGATTTCTGTTTTTCTCGCGACTTTCCTTTCGCCTTCCCTGAAAAAGTCCACAGTCAAGAAGAACTTTTGTGCCGTTTTCAGTGGTTATAAGATGTTTGGAACCAGTAACCCCTCTTGTGGCACCAAGAAATTGAATTTTCATTGTGTCTCCTTCATTTATTCGCCCTCAAACTTAATGAGTGAGAATAGCTTTTTTGGAGCTATTTTTTCTCTTCCCTTAAGGTCAACGAGTTCTATCACAACGGCTACTTCGACGACTTCTCCTCCCAATTTTTCTATCAGCTCACATGCGGCTTTTAGTGTGCCACCTGTTGCGATAAGGTCGTCGAATAAAAGCACTCTTTGTCCCGATTTTACAGCATCCGTGTGAATCTCGAGTTCGTCCACACCATATTCGAGCTCGTATTGTGCAGATATCGTTTTCCACGGTAGTTTGCCTTTTTTTCTTATGGGGACGAAGCTTGCACCGAGAAGATATGCTATCGCACCACCAAAAATGAATCCTCTCGATTCTATGGCAGCTATGACATCTATATTCTGGTTCTTGTATCTTTCGACGAATTCGTCAACTGTCGCCTTGAATGCCTCCGGTTCCTGTAATAGTGTTGTAATGTCACGGAAAATTATACCCGGTTTGGGAAAGTCGGGAATGTTTCTTATGTAGCGTTCAAGCCCCATTTTGCCTCCTTCAATGAGTTGATTTCGCTGCGAACACTATTCCCCAATCTCTATCGCAAATTAGGAACCATCCATCATAGAAACGAACATTGTATGCATATGGTGTTTCGAGTTGTCCGACCAGTGACGGTGCATATGGAGTTGATAGGTCATAAAATAGGACACCTTCCGAACCTACCGCCAGTGCGAGGTATTTGTGGCCATCAAATGTTCCTATCGCGACCCCTTGAGCGTCGCCTGATTGAATGTCTGAATTGAAAATGAGCCTTGGTTCTAACGGATTGCTTATGTCCACTACGGCGAGTCCCTGAATGCCATTGGCCACATAGAGCAAGTTATTGTCGAGAATCAATCTGTTCGCATCACCAAAAGTGTAGCATCTCGATAGGACCGTGACACTATCCGGGAATCTTGCATCTAAGAGCACCACGCCGCCATCCCCCGCGCCAACAGCAACAATAGAGTCGATTACTTCCACGCCAAATCCGAAACCGAGAGCGCGAAGTGGCTCTCCTCGTTGTTGAATGAAGTATCTTGAGTGAATACTAATAGTATAAAGTCCGTCCTCGGCATCGGAAACGAACACGAACAATGTTTCCCCTCGATATTGGCTGTCGATATCTGTGAACCTTCTTATCCATATTCCGGATAGCCATTCAGGAGATGTTATATCTGAGATGTCGAAAAGCGAGAGGGCTGGGTTGCCGCGGTAGTCGCCCGTTATTAAGACACCGAAAAGGTTGTCCCAGAGCACCCGTCGAGTGTACCAGTGCCCTTCCCATCTGAATGTGCTAATTGTTCGCGGATTGTTTATATCGCTTATGTCGATAACAGTAACGCCAGCCTGGTTATCGGCGACAAACAGCTTGTTTTCGTGTGCTATAACATCGCGTGCTGAACCGGGGGTTGGGACAGCCGATGCAAGTCTTAGCGGACGCTGGCGAATGATAAACTTTAATGTGTCAGAGTAATGCCCGAATGTAGAATCATCACCGCAACGCACACCAACACACCATCTGTATTCACCATCGAAAAGTGGAACTGATGTTTTAACCGATGAGTTGAATTCTATTCGGTCCCAGATTATCGAGTCGTCCTTTAATATGAGGATTCTGTATCCATTGGCATCGGGATATGTGCGCCAGTTTAGATATACGCGAGAAAGGTTAAGAGTCATTCCGTCATGAGGGAAAAGCAGTTCAACCCTGTGCCTAACCGTGAACTCGAATGTATCAGAATGTACTGTGAAATTAGAGCTATCGGTGCTAATGGAAACACACCAAAGGTATCGACCATCCTCAAGAGGTGAGTTCAGTTCATAGCTTGATATATCAGAGGTTAGGGTCAGGAAAGGGCTATTCGGCGCATCAGCACGAAAAATTTGTAGCCGATAGATTTTTGCACCGCTGTATGATGTCCAATCGAAATTTATGGGAAATGTGGTTACTTGCGCACCATCATATGGTTCAAGGAGTTCGATAAGTTTTTCGCCACCGGGTGGAAGTTTTCTTCTGGCGCAGCTTTGGATAACTAAGGCAACCAACAGTAATGTGACCACTTTTGTCCAGCATCGCATCATCTGATAATATATGTGGACACGCGATGTTAGCAAAATAAATTATATATTATGGCACGGTTGCCCAAAAGCGAGCTATGTGTTGTTCTGGTGTCTGGCGGGATGGATAGCGCTACAGTGCTCGGTATAGCAGCCTTTCTTGGTTATAGCATTGCTGCTATTCACTTCAATTATAATCAACGAAGCAAAGACAAAGAGCTACATGCTTTCAATGCCTTGTGCGATTTCTATGGCGTTAAGCGAAAGATTGCGGTTGACATGAATTTCCTAAGCGTTATCGGCGGTTCCGCCCTTACCGATGATGCTATAGCAGTTCCTGATAATTTACCAGAAACTGGTGAAATACCGCTTACTTATGTCCCTTTCAGGAATGGGATAATGATTTCAATGGCTGCAGCGTGGGCTGAGGTTATAGGGGCAAAGAAAATTTTCGTCGGCGTCGTCGAGGAGGACAGTTCCGGGTACCCCGATTGCCGGGAAAGCTTCATAAAAGCGATGGAGAATGCGGTTAATTTAGGTCGTAAACCTGAGAGCGAATTGAGGATAGTAGCACCTCTGATACATCTTAGAAAAGCGCAAATAGTGAAGATAGGAGTTACCCTTGGGGTTCCTTACGAGCTTACATGGTCTTGCTATCACGGTAGGGAAAAACATTGCGGAAAATGCCCGGCTTGCAGATTGAGAAGAAAAGCGTTTAGTGAGGCTGGCATTCCAGACCCCACGATATACGAGCAATAAAGTAAAGATTAAGTTGACTATACTTTGATGCGGATTTAAAATAGTGGGACATATTTTTATAAAAAGGAGGAAACAATGGGTGGTTTTGAGTGGCAGTTTTCAAGGATGGCGCGCTCCGTTAAGTCATCCATAATTCGCGAAACACTTAAGATAACGCAGAAACCCGGTATAATATCATTCGGGGGAGGACTTCCAGCACCAGAGCTTTTTCCCACCGAGGGGCTTATCAAGGCTGCGGAAAGAGTTCTCAGGGAAAAGGGAGAAAGCGCTCTACAATATGGAACTACCGAGGGCTATTACCGTTTGAGGGAACTTCTGGCTAATCGTCTTAATCGGCGCGGAATAAATGTTACCCCTGACGATATCCTCATAACGGGTGGTTCTCAGCAGGGTCTTGACCTTTGCGCGAGGGCTCTTGTAGATGAGGGAAGCATCATAGTAACGGCGAAACCAACATACCTTGGTGCAATACAAGCGTTCAATGTTTATTTTCCGAAATACATTACTTTCGAATCCGACGATGATGGCATGACTGTTGACGGATTGGAGGAGGTCCTTGAAAAGAATAAGGGTAATGTGCGCATGATTTATCTCGTCCCTACGTTCCAGAACCCTGACGGAAGAACCATACCACTTGAAAGGAGAAAGAAAATTCTCGAACTCGCCGCAAAATACAATGTCCCGGTAATAGAGGATG
Proteins encoded in this window:
- a CDS encoding adenine phosphoribosyltransferase; this encodes MGLERYIRNIPDFPKPGIIFRDITTLLQEPEAFKATVDEFVERYKNQNIDVIAAIESRGFIFGGAIAYLLGASFVPIRKKGKLPWKTISAQYELEYGVDELEIHTDAVKSGQRVLLFDDLIATGGTLKAACELIEKLGGEVVEVAVVIELVDLKGREKIAPKKLFSLIKFEGE
- the queC gene encoding 7-cyano-7-deazaguanine synthase QueC; its protein translation is MARLPKSELCVVLVSGGMDSATVLGIAAFLGYSIAAIHFNYNQRSKDKELHAFNALCDFYGVKRKIAVDMNFLSVIGGSALTDDAIAVPDNLPETGEIPLTYVPFRNGIMISMAAAWAEVIGAKKIFVGVVEEDSSGYPDCRESFIKAMENAVNLGRKPESELRIVAPLIHLRKAQIVKIGVTLGVPYELTWSCYHGREKHCGKCPACRLRRKAFSEAGIPDPTIYEQ
- a CDS encoding PLP-dependent aminotransferase family protein, translating into MGGFEWQFSRMARSVKSSIIRETLKITQKPGIISFGGGLPAPELFPTEGLIKAAERVLREKGESALQYGTTEGYYRLRELLANRLNRRGINVTPDDILITGGSQQGLDLCARALVDEGSIIVTAKPTYLGAIQAFNVYFPKYITFESDDDGMTVDGLEEVLEKNKGNVRMIYLVPTFQNPDGRTIPLERRKKILELAAKYNVPVIEDDPYSELAFEADIPPAMKALAPSHVVMLGTFSKILAPGLRIAWIAAPKEMHEKLVMLKQGADLHTSTFSQYVIYEFSKDGRLDEHIAKIKEVYKRRRNVMVEAMEHYFPPEVKFTKPEGGLFLWVELPEHIDTMELLPKAVEKNVAYIPGSPFFPDGSGHNTMRLNYSKPTEAEIEEGIKRLAEVFKEALLRK